The genomic stretch CGAGCTTGCGGCCGAGCTTGCGAGCACAACACCAATGCGCAGGCTCCTGCAGGGCGACGTCGGGTCGGGCAAGACGATCGTGGCGCTACGTGCGATGTTGCAAGCAGTCGACGCCGGTCGGCAGACCGTGCTCGTCGCACCCACCGAGGTTCTCGCAGCGCAACACTACGCAACCTTCACAGCTCTGCTGGGTAATTTAGCGACGGCGGGTCAGCTCGGCGCGGCCGACAACGCCACGCGCATGGAACTGCTCACCGGCTCACTCAGCCAGGCAAAGAAACGGCAAACGCTGGCGAATATTGCCTCGGGAGCAGCGGGCATCATCATCGGAACGCATGCCCTGTTCGAAGACGCCGTACAGATTCCATTCCTTGGCCTCGTGGTCATCGATGAACAACACCGCTTCGGAGTCGACCAACGCGACAGGCTTGCCGACGGCGCACACATGCTCGTCATGACAGCCACACCAATCCCGCGCACGATCGCCATGACCTCTTTCGGTGAACTGCAGGTCTCCACGTTGAAAGAACTCCCGGCCGGGCGGCAGAAGATCGCCACCACCCTCGTACCCGCACACAACCGAGTGTGGATGAATAGGGTCTGGCAGCGCGCTCGCGAAGAGGTTGAGGCCGGCGGGCGCGTGTACGTCGTGGCACCGCGGATTAGTGCGCACGAGCAGGAAGACGACGGCGCACGGCCAGGTGACACGCAGTCGCGGCAAGCCGTACAAGAACAGCAAGCCGAACAGCCCGCTTTCGATCTGTCACAATCAGCGCCTGACACCAGCCAAGGTGACGGCTCGCAACTCGCTTCCGTTGAGCAGGTGTACCAGCAACTGTGCGCGAATCCGGATCTGGACGGCGTCGCCATCGGATACGTGCACGGCCAACTACCACCCGAAGAGAAGGCGAGCGCGATGGCTGCCTTTGCAAGTGGGGCCACGCCGATTCTTGTGGCAACCACCGTGATCGAAGTTGGTGTGGATGTGCCGGAGGCGACGATGATGGTCATCATGGACGCCGAACGCTTCGGCCTATCTCAGTTGCACCAGCTGCGCGGGCGAGTTGGGCGGGGAGCGAAAGAAGCTATCTGTTTAGCAGTGCACAACGCCCCAGATGGTACGCTCGCAAGTGAACGCCTCAAGGCATTCGCCTCAACAACGAACGGTTTTCTCCTTGCCCAGCGGGATCTGGAATTGCGGAAGGAAGGGAACGTGCTTGGCACAGCCCAGTCCGGCAGGGCGTCAGCGCTGAAGTTTGTGCGCGTCACGAAAGACGAGGAGATTATCGAGCA from Trueperella bialowiezensis encodes the following:
- a CDS encoding ATP-dependent DNA helicase RecG, whose translation is MADLNERGNQAERSAVSQAAATESERWTALTRPLDRHLGKRTANALAKMGIHTVGDLLAHVPFRLARRGELLPIQAIRDGDSVTVIARVLDASVRPMNRRRGYILNVLISDGQHNLEIAFFAKSSRPLNFHASKLRPGTLATFSGTISSYRGQLQLTHPEYEVVDDPDSVDPEKIAEPIPIYHASSAIPSWKIHKAIQVVLQAVTEDDLPDPLPATYRADHGLPSRFEALHMAHQPRSESDWHVAVERFKHEEAFVLQALLAQRAAAAQAIPAPALPIPNEAGLLAAFDSRLPFELTKGQREVGDELAAELASTTPMRRLLQGDVGSGKTIVALRAMLQAVDAGRQTVLVAPTEVLAAQHYATFTALLGNLATAGQLGAADNATRMELLTGSLSQAKKRQTLANIASGAAGIIIGTHALFEDAVQIPFLGLVVIDEQHRFGVDQRDRLADGAHMLVMTATPIPRTIAMTSFGELQVSTLKELPAGRQKIATTLVPAHNRVWMNRVWQRAREEVEAGGRVYVVAPRISAHEQEDDGARPGDTQSRQAVQEQQAEQPAFDLSQSAPDTSQGDGSQLASVEQVYQQLCANPDLDGVAIGYVHGQLPPEEKASAMAAFASGATPILVATTVIEVGVDVPEATMMVIMDAERFGLSQLHQLRGRVGRGAKEAICLAVHNAPDGTLASERLKAFASTTNGFLLAQRDLELRKEGNVLGTAQSGRASALKFVRVTKDEEIIEQARAAARETLQADPQLANHSALRAAIADAEGDETDYLEKA